The stretch of DNA CTCCAGGGGGAGATACACCAACGGCCGCCGAGGCGGCGGCCGTTGTGGAACGTACGTGAGCGCGGCCGCCGTCAGGCGGCCCACCAGAGCCCGGTGCACGTACGCGTAGTCATTGGACCCACGCTAACCCCGTCCGGGGAGCACCGCACGGGGTTTGACACGTCCGGAGTGCCTACGTAGTGTTCCCCGAGTTGCCCGATGTGAGCGCCGACCCCCGGTCGGTCCCCGGGCGGCCATCCCGCAAGAACTTACGAAACGCACCGATGACTCTGAACTCGTCATCGTCACGTTCTCGTGTGCTTTTTCGGAATGAGGAATCCGCGTTCGAAAGAGCGAGGACCCGATTAGGTCGGGGACACGGACTCCGCTAAAGTCTCACTCGTCGGAACGGCCCAACAGCCGGGAAGGCAAATCCCGCTGACTGGGAATCAGGCCCGAAAGGATCTGATACAGTCGGACTCGCCGGAAAGGGAAACGCGAAAGCGAAGAACGGACCGGCAGCCCGCTCCAGCGGGTAGCGGAAACGGAAATCGGATCTGCTAAACTGGAAACACGAAATACCGAAGGGAAGCGCCCGGAGGAAAGCCCGAGAGGGTGAGTACAAAGGAAGCGTCCGTTCCTTGAGAACTCAACAGCGTGCCAAAAGTCAACGCCAAATATGTTGATATCCCGGCCTGCTTCGGCAGGTTGGTGGTTCCTTTGAAGAATACATAGCGAGGACGCTGTGAACCGGGAGAATTATTCCTTCCTCCGGTTCCGCTCTCGTGGTGTCTCCCGATCACGGGAAAACATTCACGGAGAGTTTGATCCTGGCTCAGGACGAACGCTGGCGGCGTGCTTAACACATGCAAGTCGAACGATGAAGCCCTTCGGGGTGGATTAGTGGCGAACGGGTGAGTAACACGTGGGCAATCTGCCCTGCACTCTGGGACAAGCCCTGGAAACGGGGTCTAATACCGGATACGACACACTCCCGCATGGGATGTGTGTGGAAAGCTCCGGCGGTGCAGGATGAGCCCGCGGCCTATCAGCTTGTTGGTGAGGTAGTGGCTCACCAAGGCGACGACGGGTAGCCGGCCTGAGAGGGCGACCGGCCACACTGGGACTGAGACACGGCCCAGACTCCTACGGGAGGCAGCAGTGGGGAATATTGCACAATGGGCGAAAGCCTGATGCAGCGACGCCGCGTGAGGGATGACGGCCTTCGGGTTGTAAACCTCTTTCAGCAGGGAAGAAGCGAAAGTGACGGTACCTGCAGAAGAAGCGCCGGCTAACTACGTGCCAGCAGCCGCGGTAATACGTAGGGCGCAAGCGTTGTCCGGAATTATTGGGCGTAAAGAGCTCGTAGGCGGCTTGTCACGTCGGTTGTGAAAGCCTGGGGCTTAACCCCAGGTCTGCAGTCGATACGGGCAGGCTAGAGTTCGGTAGGGGAGATCGGAATTCCTGGTGTAGCGGTGAAATGCGCAGATATCAGGAGGAACACCGGTGGCGAAGGCGGATCTCTGGGCCGATACTGACGCTGAGGAGCGAAAGCGTGGGGAGCGAACAGGATTAGATACCCTGGTAGTCCACGCCGTAAACGGTGGGCACTAGGTGTGGGCAACATTCCACGTTGTCCGTGCCGCAGCTAACGCATTAAGTGCCCCGCCTGGGGAGTACGGCCGCAAGGCTAAAACTCAAAGGAATTGACGGGGGCCCGCACAAGCAGCGGAGCATGTGGCTTAATTCGACGCAACGCGAAGAACCTTACCAAGGCTTGACATACACCGGAAACGTCTGGAGACAGGCGCCCCCTTGTGGTCGGTGTACAGGTGGTGCATGGCTGTCGTCAGCTCGTGTCGTGAGATGTTGGGTTAAGTCCCGCAACGAGCGCAACCCTTGTCCCGTGTTGCCAGCAAGCCCTTCGGGGTGTTGGGGACTCACGGGAGACCGCCGGGGTCAACTCGGAGGAAGGTGGGGACGACGTCAAGTCATCATGCCCCTTATGTCTTGGGCTGCACACGTGCTACAATGGCCGGTACAATGAGCTGCGATACCGCGAGGTGGAGCGAATCTCAAAAAGCCGGTCTCAGTTCGGATTGGGGTCTGCAACTCGACCCCATGAAGTCGGAGTTGCTAGTAATCGCAGATCAGCATTGCTGCGGTGAATACGTTCCCGGGCCTTGTACACACCGCCCGTCACGTCACGAAAGTCGGTAACACCCGAAGCCGGTGGCCCAACCCCTTGTGGGAGGGAGCTGTCGAAGGTGGGACTGGCGATTGGGACGAAGTCGTAACAAGGTAGCCGTACCGGAAGGTGCGGCTGGATCACCTCCTTTCTAAGGAGCACTTCTTACTCGGACTTGTCCGGGTCAGGGGCCAGTTCATCGGCGAATGTCCGGTGCTGGTTGCTCATGGGTGGAACGTTGACTATTCGGCACACTCGGTTGTTGTTCTTCTTCCAGTACTGCTCTTCGGAGCGTGGAGCGGAGGGGAGAGCGATCGGGGGTGTCGGGCACGCTGTTGGGTGTCTGAGGGTACGGATCGATGTCCGTGTCTTCGGGTTGCCGGCCCCAGTGCACTCGTCCGGTTGGGCGGGGTGATGGGTGGCTGGTCGTTGTTTGAGAACTGCACAGTGGACGCGAGCATCTGTGGCCAAGTTTTTAAGGGCGCACGGTGGATGCCTTGGTACCAGGAACCGATGAAGGACGTGGGAGGCCGCGATAGGCCCCGGGGAGCTGTCAACCGAGCTTTGATCCGGGGGTGTCCGAATGGGGAAACCCGGCAGTCGTCATGGGCTGTCACCCGCTGCTGAATGTATAGGCAGTGTGGAGGGAACGCGGGGAAGTGAAACATCTCAGTACCCGCAGGAAGAGAAAACAACCGTGATTCCGGGAGTAGTGGCGAGCGAAACTGGATGAGGCCAAACCGTATGTGTGTGATACCCGGCAGGGGTTGCGCATGCGGGGTTGTGGGATCTCTCTTTTACGGTCTGCCGGCCGTGAGACAAGTCAGAAACCGTTGGTGTAGGCGAAGGACATGCGAAAGGTCCGGCGTAGAGGGTAAGACCCCCGTAGTCGAAACATCAGCGGCTTGTTTGAGAGACACCCAAGTAGCACGGGGCCCGAGAAATCCTGTGTGAATCTGGCGGGACCACCCGCTAAGCCTAAATATTCCCTGGTGACCGATAGCGGATAGTACCGTGAGGGAATGGTGAAAAGTACCCCGGGAGGGGAGTGAAATAGTACCTGAAACCGTGTGCCTACAAGCCGTGGGAGCGTCGCGTTGAGTGCTTGCACTCAACGTCGTGACTGCGTGCCTTTTGAAGAATGAGCCTGCGAGTTTGCGGTGTGTTGCGAGGTTAACCCGTGTGGGGAAGCCGTAGCGAAAGCGAGTCCTAAGAGGGCGACTGAGTAGCATGCTCAAGACCCGAAGCGGAGTGATCTAGCCATGGGCAGGTTGAAGCGGCTGTAAGAGGTCGTGGAGGACCGAACCCACCAGGGTTGAAAACCTGGGGGATGACCTGTGGTTAGGGGTGAAAGGCCAATCAAACTCCGTGATAGCTGGTTCTCCCCGAAATGCATTTAGGTGCAGCGTCGTGTGTTTCTTGCCGGAGGTAGAGCACTGGATAGGCGATGGGCCCTACCGGGTTACTGACCTTAGCCAAACTCCGAATGCCGGTAAGTGAGAGCGCGGCAGTGAGACTGTGGGGGATAAGCTCCATGGTCGAGAGGGAAACAGCCCAGAGCATCGACTAAGGCCCCTAAGCGTACGCTAAGTGGGAAAGGATGTGGAGTCGCAGAGACAACCAGGAGGTTGGCTTAGAAGCAGCCACCCTTGAAAGAGTGCGTAATAGCTCACTGGTCTAGTGATTCCGCGCCGACAATGTAGCGGGGCTCAAGCGTACCGCCGAAGTCGTGTCATTGCAGTATGTACCCCCAACGGGGACTGTGATGGGTAGGGGAGCGTCGTGTGCCGGGTGAAGTCGCCGCGTAAGCGAGTGGTGGACGGTTCACGAGTGAGAATGCAGGCATGAGTAGCGATACACACGTGAGAAACGTGTGCGCCGATTGACTAAGGGTTCCTGGGTCAAGCTGATCTGCCCAGGGTAAGTCGGGACCTAAGGCGAGGCCGACAGGCGTAGTCGATGGATAACCGGTTGATATTCCGGTACCCGCTGTAGAGCGTCAAACATTGAATCCTCTGATGCTGAGGCCGTGAAGCCGTTCCGGAGCCTTCGGGCAAGGGAAAGTGGTGGAGCCGCCGGACCAAGGTGGTAGTAGGTGAGTGATGGGGTGACGCAGGAAGGTAGTCCATCCCGGGCGGTGGTTGTCCCGGGGTAAGGGTGTAGGCCGTGCGGTAGGTAAATCCGTCGCACATGGGGCTGAGACCTGATGCCGAGCCGATTGTGGTGAAGTGGATGATCCTATGCTGTCGAGAAAAGCCTCTAGCGAGTTTTATGGCGGCCCGTACCCTAAACCGACTCAGGTGGTCAGGTAGAGAATACCGAGGCGTTCGGGTGAACTATGGTTAAGGAACTCGGCAAAATGCCCCCGTAACTTCGGGAGAAGGGGGGCCATGTCTGGTGATGAGTTTTGCACTCTGAGCTGGGTGTGGCCGCAGAGACCAGCGAGAAGCGACTGTTTACTAAAAACACAGGTCCGTGCGAAGCCGTAAGGCGATGTATACGGACTGACGCCTGCCCGGTGCTGGAACGTTAAGGGGACCGGTTAGTGCACTTTCGGGTGTGCGAGGCTGAGAACTTAAGCGCCAGTAAACGGCGGTGGTAACTATAACCATCCTAAGGTAGCGAAATTCCTTGTCGGGTAAGTTCCGACCTGCACGAATGGCGTAACGACTTCTCGACTGTCTCAACCATAGGCCCGGTGAAATTGCACTACGAGTAAAGATGCTCGTTTCGCGCAGCAGGACGGAAAGACCCCGGGACCTTTACTACAGTTTGATATTGGTGTTCGGTTCGGCTTGTGTAGGATAGGTGGGAGACTGTGAACTCTGGACGCCAGTTCAGGGGGAGTCGTCGTTGAAATACCACTCTGGTCGTGCTGGATGTCTAACCTGGGTCCGTGATCCGGATCAGGGACAGTGTCTGATGGGTAGTTTAACTGGGGCGGTTGCCTCCTAAAGAGTAACGGAGGCGCCCAAAGGTTCCCTCAGCCTGGTTGGTAATCAGGTGTTGAGTGTAAGTGCACAAGGGAGCTTGACTGTGAGACCGACGGGTCGAGCAGGGACGAAAGTCGGGACTAGTGATCCGGCGGTGGCTTGTGGAAGCGCCGTCGCTCAACGGATAAAAGGTACCCCGGGGATAACAGGCTGATCTTCCCCAAGAGTCCATATCGACGGGATGGTTTGGCACCTCGATGTCGGCTCGTCGCATCCTGGGGCTGGAGTCGGTCCCAAGGGTTGGGCTGTTCGCCCATTAAAGCGGTACGCGAGCTGGGTTTAGAACGTCGTGAGACAGTTCGGTCCCTATCCGCTGTGCGCGTAGGAATATTGAGAAGGGCTGTCCCTAGTACGAGAGGACCGGGACGGACGAACCTCTGGTGTGCCAGTTGTCCTGCCAAGGGCATGGCTGGTTGGCTACGTTCGGGAGGGATAACCGCTGAAAGCATCTAAGCGGGAAGCCTGCTTCGAGATGAGTATTCCCACCTCCTTGAGGGGTTAAGGCTCCCAGTAGACGACTGGGTTGATAGGCCAGATATGGAAGCCCAGTAATGGGTGGAGTTGACTGGTACTAATAGGCCGAGGGCTTGTCCTCAGTTGCTCGCGTCCACTGTGTTGGTTCTGAAACCACGAACAGCCGACGACCCCCCTGTCCCGGGCCATGGGATGGTGGTGCGGTCGGGTTGTGTTTCATAGGGTTTCGGTGGTTATAGCGTGAGGGAAACGCCCGGTTACATTTCGAACCCGGAAGCTAAGCCTCATAGCGCCGATGGTACTGCAGGGGGGACCCTGTGGGAGAGTAGGACGCCGCCGAACAATCATTCCGGGAAGGCCCCGCACCATTGGTGCGGGGCCTTTCTGCGTTTCGGGGGCTTTACTCCCGGGGCCTTTCCTGGCCCTCTACAGTCGCCGTATGCGCTATGACCTCGTCATCTTCGACAACGACGGTGTACTCGTCGACAGTGAGCCGCTCTCCAACACGATCCTCGCCGGTTATCTCACCGAACTCGGTCACCCCACCACGTACGAGGATTCCCTGCACGACTACATGGGCGCCGCCGTGCACCGCGTGCACGACCTCGTGTGGGAGCGGTCGGGGCAGCGGCTGCCCGACGACTTCGACGAGGTGTTCCACGCCCGCGTCTTCGAGGGGTTCGCCAGGGAGCTGGAGCCGGTCGAGGGCGTCACCACCGTGCTGGAGAAGCTGCACGCCGACGGGGTGCCGTACTGCGTGGCTTCGTCGGGGAGCCACGAGCGTATCCGGATCGGCCATCGCAAGACCGGGCTCGACAAGTGGTTCGGCGAGTCCACCGTCTTCAGCTCCGAGGATGTCGGCCGGGGCAAGCCGGCCCCGGATCTCTTCCTGCACGCCGCCCACCGGATGGGGGTGCCGGAAGAGCGGTGTGCCGTGATCGAGGACAGTCCGCTCGGGGTGCGGGCCGCGGTCGACGCGGGGATGGACGTGTACGGGTTCACCGCGATGACGCCCCCGGAGAAGCTGGCCGGAGCCACGGTCACCTTCTCCCGCATGTCCCAACTCCTCGAATTGCTTGAGTGATCCACCTACCGGTGGGTAGCCGGGGCCCTTACGCTGTCCGGCCATGGATGACGCTCGGATGCGGTACGGCAGGGCCTCACTCGCGTTCAGTTTTCTGGTGCAGGGCGTGGCTTTCGCTCTTCTGGTGACACGAATACCGGCGATCCAGGACCGCTACGGGATCTCCGACGGGCTCCTGCCCGTCTTCCTCGCCGCCGTTCCGATCCTGGCGGGCGTCGGCAGCGTACTGACCGAGCAACTCGTCAAACGAGTCAGGCCGAGCCGGGTCCTGCGCTGGTCGCAGCCCGTGGTGCTGCTCGCGCTGCTCGGCGTCGGGTTCGGCCGGGACGTGGCTGAACTCGGCGTGTCCCTCGGGGCGTTCGGGCTGTCCGTCGGTGCGCTCGACTCCTCCATGAACATGCTGGGGGTCAGTCTGCAACGGGCCTACGGACGCAGCATCATGCTCGGTTTCCACGCCACGTACAGCCTCGGCGGGATCCTCGGCGCTTCGCTCGCCTGGGCCGGCGCCCACTGGGAACTGTCCCTCGCCACCTCCTACTTGCCGGTGGTGGCCGTCCTGCTGCCCGCCGCGTTCATCGGCAGCCGCTGGTACGTGGACGCGAAGCCCGCACCCGAGCCGGCGAAGACGGACGGGACGGGGAGCGCGCAGGGCGGGCCCGCGGGGGGAGTCGTCTTCAAGCTGCTGCTGCCCCTGTGCCTGGTGATGACCTTCGCCTACATCGGGGACTCCACCGTCTCCAACTGGAGTGCCAAATACCTCCAGGACGTCCTCGGGAGCTCCGAGCAACTGTCGACCGCCCCTTACAACGTCTACATGGTGACGACGCTGATCGGGCGCTCGCTCGGGGACCTCGGGGTACGGAGGTTCGGTGCCGCCGCCGTCGTACGGGCGGGGACCGGGCTCGCGGCCGTGGGGTTCGGGGTGGTCGCGGCGGCGCCCGGCGCGTGGACGGGGATGCTCGGTTTCACCCTGCTCGGTCTGGGGCTCTGCGTACTCGTGCCGCAGACCTTCGCCGCCGCGGGACGGCT from Streptomyces tsukubensis encodes:
- a CDS encoding MFS transporter; its protein translation is MRYGRASLAFSFLVQGVAFALLVTRIPAIQDRYGISDGLLPVFLAAVPILAGVGSVLTEQLVKRVRPSRVLRWSQPVVLLALLGVGFGRDVAELGVSLGAFGLSVGALDSSMNMLGVSLQRAYGRSIMLGFHATYSLGGILGASLAWAGAHWELSLATSYLPVVAVLLPAAFIGSRWYVDAKPAPEPAKTDGTGSAQGGPAGGVVFKLLLPLCLVMTFAYIGDSTVSNWSAKYLQDVLGSSEQLSTAPYNVYMVTTLIGRSLGDLGVRRFGAAAVVRAGTGLAAVGFGVVAAAPGAWTGMLGFTLLGLGLCVLVPQTFAAAGRLFPGASDAAVARLNIFNYVGFLIGSPLVGALGDAWSYRGAMLVPLVLVLVTLVYARSFAQGPARYGDGHERPSTADVG
- a CDS encoding HAD family hydrolase; the encoded protein is MRYDLVIFDNDGVLVDSEPLSNTILAGYLTELGHPTTYEDSLHDYMGAAVHRVHDLVWERSGQRLPDDFDEVFHARVFEGFARELEPVEGVTTVLEKLHADGVPYCVASSGSHERIRIGHRKTGLDKWFGESTVFSSEDVGRGKPAPDLFLHAAHRMGVPEERCAVIEDSPLGVRAAVDAGMDVYGFTAMTPPEKLAGATVTFSRMSQLLELLE